The following coding sequences are from one Salvia hispanica cultivar TCC Black 2014 chromosome 3, UniMelb_Shisp_WGS_1.0, whole genome shotgun sequence window:
- the LOC125214573 gene encoding probable apyrase 7 isoform X2 — MNGSNGCQYHCFQTEPGLHNFVNDSIGVRASLVPLIRHAEQWVPLERRGVTPIFVLATAGMRRLRAEAARRVLGDVENVVKEHSFLHRSSWIRVLSGKEEAYYGWVALNYKFGGFGSSSRSPSLGLLDLGGSSLQVVAEGGVQVGDEHVVRSKIGPVEHDLAAYSLPAFGLNEAFDRTIVMLSHTEALRESGGGLFEVRHPCLGSGFVQNYTCRGCLGVDSRASRDLEEKGLNNVFLVGEPDWKRCEIVARAAAINSSSLEWPDQLNQSECRGLFSSGEGTAKLNLTKILHAVSRYHALSGFFAFHNVLNLSRRANLTMMSEAGQRLCSRQWSGGNNINAQNCFRVPYLTSLLANALCLSNVEIIFGPGDVSWTLGASLVEGDFPWHRAESSRDGKFTLKDTVARPSTILVFILLSSLLVIVYCCQIKLPMPGRKNVSSRTSLPSYLCPKRQPN, encoded by the exons ATGAATGGGAGCAATGGCTGCCAGTATCACTGCTTTCAAACTGAGCCTGGTTTGCACAATTTTGTCAATGATTCAATCGGGGTTAGGGCTTCTTTGGTGCCATTGATCAGACATGCAGAGCAATGGGTACCTCTGGAGAGGCGTGGGGTGACACCTATATTCGTTTTAGCTACTGCCGGAATGAGGAGGTTGAGGGCCGAGGCTGCACGTCGTGTTTTGGGTGATGTCGAGAATGTCGTTAAAGAGCACAGCTTCTTGCATAGGAGTAGCTGGATCAGGGTGTTGAGTGGGAAGGAAGAAGCCTATTATGGCTGGGTTGCTTTGAACTAcaaatttgggggttttgggAGCTCATCAAGGTCGCCCTCGTTGGGGCTTCTTGATTTAGGAGGCTCCTCGTTGCAGGTGGTGGCTGAAGGAGGTGTTCAAGTGGGAGATGAGCATGTTGTTAGATCAAAGATTGGGCCGGTTGAACATGATCTTGCAGCTTATTCATTACCAGCTTTTGGCCTGAATGAAGCTTTTGATAGGACAATTGTTATGCTTAGTCACACTGAGGCCCTCAGAGAAAGTGGTGGTGGCTTGTTTGAAGTGAGGCATCCATGCCTAGGTTCAGGTTTTGTCCAAAACTACACATGTCGTGGCTGCTTAGGTGTCGATTCTAGAGCCTCAAGGGATTTGGAAGAGAAAGGGCTGAACAATGTGTTCCTTGTTGGTGAACCAGATTGGAAGAGGTGTGAGATAGTTGCAAGGGCAGCTGCCATCAATTCAAGCAGTTTGGAGTGGCCAGATCAGCTGAATCAATCAGAATGCCGAGGCTTGTTTTCTTCTGGAGAGG GCACTGCAAAGCTTAACCTGACCAAAATATTACACGCGGTCTCAAGATACCATGCACTGTCTGGTTTTTTCGCTTTCCACAATGTCTTAAACTTGAGTCGGAGGGCAAACCTAACCATGATGTCTGAGGCGGGGCAGAGGTTATGCTCCAGACAGTGGTCTGGTGGGAACAACATCAACGCGCAGAACTGTTTCCGAGTTCCTTACCTGACATCACTTTTGGCAAACGCCCTTTGTCTGAGCAATGTGGAGATTATATTTGGACCCGGGGATGTTTCTTGGACGCTAGGTGCTTCCCTCGTTGAAGGAGATTTCCCGTGGCATCGAGCAGAGAGTTCGAGAGATGGTAAGTTCACGCTAAAAGACACGGTAGCGAGACCTTCAACTATATTGGTATTTATTTTACTGTCATCGCTTCTGGTTATTGTTTATTGCTGCCAAATCAAGCTGCCTATGCCAGGAAGGAAGAATGTTAGTTCTAGAACATCATTGCCCTCTTATTTGTGTCCTAAACGTCAGCCTAATTGA
- the LOC125214573 gene encoding probable apyrase 7 isoform X1 has protein sequence MKPKSPSKAKIQIAGFSNSNNPKLKKVVIVSLLVILILGLVTVYLIIKHRVLMSEKSSSFFTVVLDCGSTGSRVNVFEWIGNGSGNLPILLHSYPENMNGSNGCQYHCFQTEPGLHNFVNDSIGVRASLVPLIRHAEQWVPLERRGVTPIFVLATAGMRRLRAEAARRVLGDVENVVKEHSFLHRSSWIRVLSGKEEAYYGWVALNYKFGGFGSSSRSPSLGLLDLGGSSLQVVAEGGVQVGDEHVVRSKIGPVEHDLAAYSLPAFGLNEAFDRTIVMLSHTEALRESGGGLFEVRHPCLGSGFVQNYTCRGCLGVDSRASRDLEEKGLNNVFLVGEPDWKRCEIVARAAAINSSSLEWPDQLNQSECRGLFSSGEGTAKLNLTKILHAVSRYHALSGFFAFHNVLNLSRRANLTMMSEAGQRLCSRQWSGGNNINAQNCFRVPYLTSLLANALCLSNVEIIFGPGDVSWTLGASLVEGDFPWHRAESSRDGKFTLKDTVARPSTILVFILLSSLLVIVYCCQIKLPMPGRKNVSSRTSLPSYLCPKRQPN, from the exons ATGAAGCCGAAGTCGCCATCAAAAGCGAAGATCCAAATCGCAGGGTTTTCCAATTCCAACAATCCCAAATTGAAGAAGGTCGTTATAGTCTCTCTTTTGGTAATACTGATTTTAGGTTTAGTTACggtatatttaattatcaaacATCGCGTTTTAATGTCTGAGAAATCGAgctcatttttcactgttgTATTGGACTGTGGAAGCACCGGATCCAGAGTGAATGTGTTTGAATGGATTGGAAATGGGAGTGGGAATTTACCTATTTTATTGCATAGTTATCCAGAAAATATGAATGGGAGCAATGGCTGCCAGTATCACTGCTTTCAAACTGAGCCTGGTTTGCACAATTTTGTCAATGATTCAATCGGGGTTAGGGCTTCTTTGGTGCCATTGATCAGACATGCAGAGCAATGGGTACCTCTGGAGAGGCGTGGGGTGACACCTATATTCGTTTTAGCTACTGCCGGAATGAGGAGGTTGAGGGCCGAGGCTGCACGTCGTGTTTTGGGTGATGTCGAGAATGTCGTTAAAGAGCACAGCTTCTTGCATAGGAGTAGCTGGATCAGGGTGTTGAGTGGGAAGGAAGAAGCCTATTATGGCTGGGTTGCTTTGAACTAcaaatttgggggttttgggAGCTCATCAAGGTCGCCCTCGTTGGGGCTTCTTGATTTAGGAGGCTCCTCGTTGCAGGTGGTGGCTGAAGGAGGTGTTCAAGTGGGAGATGAGCATGTTGTTAGATCAAAGATTGGGCCGGTTGAACATGATCTTGCAGCTTATTCATTACCAGCTTTTGGCCTGAATGAAGCTTTTGATAGGACAATTGTTATGCTTAGTCACACTGAGGCCCTCAGAGAAAGTGGTGGTGGCTTGTTTGAAGTGAGGCATCCATGCCTAGGTTCAGGTTTTGTCCAAAACTACACATGTCGTGGCTGCTTAGGTGTCGATTCTAGAGCCTCAAGGGATTTGGAAGAGAAAGGGCTGAACAATGTGTTCCTTGTTGGTGAACCAGATTGGAAGAGGTGTGAGATAGTTGCAAGGGCAGCTGCCATCAATTCAAGCAGTTTGGAGTGGCCAGATCAGCTGAATCAATCAGAATGCCGAGGCTTGTTTTCTTCTGGAGAGG GCACTGCAAAGCTTAACCTGACCAAAATATTACACGCGGTCTCAAGATACCATGCACTGTCTGGTTTTTTCGCTTTCCACAATGTCTTAAACTTGAGTCGGAGGGCAAACCTAACCATGATGTCTGAGGCGGGGCAGAGGTTATGCTCCAGACAGTGGTCTGGTGGGAACAACATCAACGCGCAGAACTGTTTCCGAGTTCCTTACCTGACATCACTTTTGGCAAACGCCCTTTGTCTGAGCAATGTGGAGATTATATTTGGACCCGGGGATGTTTCTTGGACGCTAGGTGCTTCCCTCGTTGAAGGAGATTTCCCGTGGCATCGAGCAGAGAGTTCGAGAGATGGTAAGTTCACGCTAAAAGACACGGTAGCGAGACCTTCAACTATATTGGTATTTATTTTACTGTCATCGCTTCTGGTTATTGTTTATTGCTGCCAAATCAAGCTGCCTATGCCAGGAAGGAAGAATGTTAGTTCTAGAACATCATTGCCCTCTTATTTGTGTCCTAAACGTCAGCCTAATTGA
- the LOC125214575 gene encoding plant UBX domain-containing protein 10-like, translating to MSSSTRESARSIGEAVCNSLVRRMVSLPRNILGGFSRTMNQGIDMIGIGARRNQNFHSQHPSNLPFQDPFNHPPPLIQEEWAFLSTFEQQYGHTHPFFYACRLMEALKISREEHKLMFMYIHSPDHPFTPNFCRETLSSELVVQFLDANFVSWGGISSRGEGLHMATSLKASSFPFCAIVAPTPGDNLAVVQQMEGPVSPAELVEILQTTLEEQGVAFGSGGRANLEEGRRADLRLKEEQDAAYLAALKIDQESERERQSKKKSSPKSISKLPNKAAETFSNTSKKGEETQILIRFPNGERREKSFLSSDQIEAIYRYIDSLGLTAVGNYRLISNFPRKVYGADEMSMTLKDAGLNSKASLFLEML from the exons ATGTCATCATCCACGAGGGAGAGTGCAAGATCCATCGGGGAGGCGGTGTGCAACAGCCTCGTTCGCAGAATGGTGAGCCTCCCTAGAAACATACTAGGAGGTTTCTCAAGAACCATGAACCAAGGAATTGACATGATAGGAATTGGAGCAAGAAGAAACCAAAACTTCCACTCTCAACACCCCTCAAACTTGCCATTTCAGGATCCTTTCAACCATCCACCCCCTTTGATCCAAGAGGAGTGGGCTTTCCTATCCACATTCGAGCAGCAATATGGCCACACGCACCCCTTCTTCTACGCGTGCCGCCTCATGGAAGCGCTTAAGATATCCCGGGAAGAGCACAAGTTGATGTTCATGTACATCCACTCACCAGACCATCCATTCACTCCCAACTTCTGCAGAGAGACTCTTTCATCCGAGCTCGTGGTGCAGTTTCTTGATGCAAATTTCGTTAGCTGGGGTGGGATATCGAGCAGGGGAGAAGGCCTGCATATGGCAACATCTTTGAAGGCCTCTAGCTTCCCATTCTGTGCCATTGTTGCCCCTACTCCTGGTGATAATCTAGCTGTGGTGCAGCAG ATGGAAGGTCCAGTTTCACCTGCTGAATTAGTGGAAATCTTGCAGACAACACTTGAGGAACAAGGGGTGGCGTTTGGTAGCGGAGGAAGGGCTAATCTGGAAGAAGGGAGACGAGCAGATCTACGCTTGAAAGAGGAACAAGATGCTGCTTATTTAGCAGCTCTCAAGATAGATCAG GAGAGTGAAAGAGAAAGACAATCCAAGAAGAAGTCAAGTCCAAAATCTATCAGCAAACTGCCTAACAAAGCTGCAGAAACTTTTTCAAACACAAGCAAAAAGGGTGAAGAAACTCAA ATTCTGATTCGTTTCCCAAATGGGGAGAGAAGGGAGAAGAGCTTCTTGTCCAGTGATCAGATTGAAGCCATTTACAGATATATTGATTCATTAGGCCTTACTGCAGTTGGGAATTATAGGCTGATATCCAACTTTCCAAGAAAAGTGTATGGTGCTGATGAAATGAGCATGACTCTCAAAGATGCAGGCCTCAATTCTAAAGCAAGCCTCTTTTTGGAGATGCTTTGA
- the LOC125212607 gene encoding glycine cleavage system H protein, mitochondrial-like, whose protein sequence is MALRMWASSTANALRLSTCASKSPAFRAFSTVLDDLKYASSHEWVKHDGPVATIGITDHAQEHLGELVFVELPEPGKEVKQGTGFGAVESVKATSDVNSPISGEVVEINSKLADSPGLINTSPYEEGWMIKVKPSNPSEIVNLMGSKHYIKFCEEEDAAH, encoded by the exons ATGGCACTCAGAATGTGGGCTTCTTCTACAGCAAATGCTCTGAGACTCTCAACTTGTGCTTCAAAATCTCCTGCCTTTAGAGCCTTTTCAACTG TTTTGGATGATTTGAAGTATGCTTCTTCGCATGAATGGGTGAAGCATGATGGCCCTGTGGCCACCATTGGAATCACAGACCATGCACAG GAGCATTTAGGAGAACTTGTGTTCGTGGAGCTGCCGGAGCCCGGGAAGGAAGTGAAACAAGGCACTGGGTTTGGAGCCGTCGAGAGTGTGAAGGCCACCAGTGATGTGAACTCTCCCATCTCCGGTGAGGTGGTCGAGATCAACTCCAAGCTAGCCGACTCCCCCGGATTG ATTAACACAAGTCCATATGAAGAGGGATGGATGATTAAGGTGAAGCCAAGCAATCCTTCAGAGATTGTAAACTTGATGGGATCCAAACACTACATTAAATtctgtgaagaagaagatgctGCTCACTAA